In Excalfactoria chinensis isolate bCotChi1 chromosome 5, bCotChi1.hap2, whole genome shotgun sequence, a single genomic region encodes these proteins:
- the GSC gene encoding homeobox protein goosecoid, translating to MPASMFSIDNILAARPRCKDSVLLPPSAAPVVFPSLHGDSLYGAASDYGGFYSRAVAPGSALPAVGGSRLGYNNYYYGQLHVPASPVGPSCCGAVPPLGAQQCSCVPPAGYEGAGSVLMSPVPHQMLPYMNVGTLSRTELQLLNQLHCRRKRRHRTIFTDEQLEALENLFQETKYPDVGTREQLARRVHLREEKVEVWFKNRRAKWRRQKRSSSEESENAQKWNKASKTSPEKRQEDGKSDLDSDS from the exons ATGCCTGCGAGCATGTTCAGCATCGACAACATCCTGGCGGCCAGACCTCGCTGCAAGGACTCGGTGTTGCTGCCCCCGAGCGCCGCGCCCGTCGTCTTCCCCAGCCTGCACGGGGACTCCCTCTACGGCGCTGCCTCCGACTACGGAGGATTTTACTCCCGGGCTGTGGCTCCCGGCTCGGCGCTGCCGGCGGTCGGCGGCTCCCGCTTGGGCTACAACAACTACTACTACGGGCAGCTGCATGTGCCCGCATCTCCCGTGGGCCCGTCGTGTTGCGGGGCCGTGCCGCCGCTGGGGgcccagcagtgctcctgcGTGCCCCCCGCAG GTTACGAGGGCGCTGGGTCGGTGCTGATGTCCCCTGTTCCCCATCAGATGTTGCCCTACATGAACGTAGGCACTTTGTCCCGGACGGAGCTGCAGTTACTCAACCAGCTGCACTGCCGGCGGAAAAGACGGCACCGGACTATCTTCACTGACGAGCAGCTCGAAGCGCTGGAGAACCTCTTCCAGGAAACGAAATATCCGGACGTGGGCACCAGAGAACAGCTGGCGAGGAGGGTGCActtaagagaggaaaaagtggaG GTTTGGTTCAAAAACCGCCGGGCGAAATGGAGGAGGCAAAAGCGGTCGTCTTCCGAGGAGTCggaaaatgcacaaaaatggaATAAAGCGTCTAAAACGTCACCGGAGAAGAGGCAAGAAGACGGGAAAAGTGACTTGGACTCCGACAGCTGA